From Cellulomonas chengniuliangii, the proteins below share one genomic window:
- the kdpC gene encoding potassium-transporting ATPase subunit KdpC yields MTTPRTATPVAPHPRPHTTRSAGATLVALTRQTWAGLRVLLVLTAVLGFAYPLAVAGIAQVAFPWQANGSLVSADGAHVTTPNEAAGSVLLGQTFEGDEWFHPRPSAGGYDTLASGGSNLGPTNPDLLATVTERRAEVAVQDGVDPASAPPDALTASGSGLDPHISPEYASQQVARVAEARGVSATEVAALVEGATQGRGLGVLGEPRVNVLELNLALTTMGS; encoded by the coding sequence ATGACCACGCCCCGCACCGCGACCCCCGTCGCACCGCACCCCCGTCCCCACACCACCCGCTCGGCTGGCGCCACGCTCGTGGCCCTGACCCGGCAGACCTGGGCCGGGCTGCGCGTCCTGCTCGTCCTCACCGCCGTGCTCGGCTTCGCCTACCCGCTGGCCGTGGCGGGGATCGCGCAGGTCGCGTTCCCGTGGCAGGCCAACGGCTCCCTCGTGAGCGCCGACGGCGCGCACGTCACCACCCCGAACGAGGCGGCCGGCTCGGTACTGCTCGGGCAGACGTTCGAGGGCGACGAGTGGTTCCACCCGCGCCCCTCGGCCGGAGGCTACGACACGCTCGCGTCGGGCGGCTCGAACCTCGGACCCACCAACCCCGACCTGCTCGCCACGGTCACCGAGCGGCGTGCCGAAGTCGCCGTACAGGACGGCGTCGACCCCGCGTCGGCGCCGCCGGACGCGCTCACCGCCTCGGGCTCGGGCCTCGACCCGCACATCTCCCCGGAGTACGCGAGCCAGCAGGTCGCGCGGGTGGCGGAGGCCCGCGGGGTGTCCGCCACTGAAGTCGCGGCCCTCGTGGAGGGCGCCACCCAGGGGCGTGGCCTGGGAGTCCTCGGCGAGCCGCGGGTCAACGTGCTCGAGCTGAACCTCGCGCTGACCACAATGGGGTCGTGA
- the kdpB gene encoding potassium-transporting ATPase subunit KdpB: protein MHPTLVDPVGPSVDPGPMSPLGAPRPTGARRALSGRQLLQALPAALRKLDPRELCHSPVLFVVEVGAVASTVLSVIDPSLFAVSVTLWLWFTLVFATLAEAVAESRGKAQAASLRATQAQTTARRVVAPQDAVGGVALAGLPTEPVPSSALAVGDVVVVVAGETIPGDGDVVEGIASVDESAITGESAPVIRESGGDRSAVTGGTVVLSDRIVVRITAPAGQTFVDRMIALVEGSERQRTPNEVALNVLLTSLTIIFVLAVATLQPFAVYSGARQSLIVLVALLVCLIPTTIGALLSAIGIAGMDRLVQRNVLAMSGRAVEAAGDVDVLLLDKTGTITLGNRQASELLPVDGVDLFELADAAQLSSMADETPEGRSVLVLVKEQLGMRAREDGELVGAELVPFTARTRMSGLDLPGQDGVRRIRKGAAGAVSGWVRSTGGSTGAQTAQLVDAISSSGGTPLVVAEQIGDGPARVLGVVHLKDVVKQGLRERFDELRAMGIRTVMVTGDNAVTARAIALEAGVDDVLAEATPEDKLALIRREQAGGRLVAMAGDGTNDAPALAQADVGVAMNTGTSAAKEAGNMVDLDSNPTKLIEIVQIGKQLLITRGALTTFSIANDVAKYFAILPAMFLVAFPQLGVLNVMRLSSPESAILSAVIFNALVIVALIPLALRGVRYRPASAAVMLRRNLLVYGVGGLVAPFAGIKLIDLIVSLIPGIS, encoded by the coding sequence ATGCACCCGACCCTGGTGGACCCCGTGGGCCCGTCGGTCGACCCCGGACCTATGAGCCCTCTCGGCGCGCCCCGCCCGACGGGCGCCCGGCGCGCGCTGAGCGGGCGCCAACTGCTCCAAGCCCTGCCCGCGGCGCTGCGCAAGCTCGACCCGCGCGAGCTGTGCCACTCGCCGGTGCTGTTCGTCGTCGAGGTCGGGGCCGTCGCCTCGACGGTGCTATCGGTCATCGACCCGAGCCTGTTCGCGGTCTCGGTGACGCTCTGGCTGTGGTTCACCCTCGTGTTCGCGACCCTCGCGGAGGCAGTCGCGGAGAGCCGCGGCAAGGCGCAGGCGGCGAGTCTGCGGGCCACGCAGGCGCAGACCACCGCCCGGCGCGTGGTGGCGCCGCAGGACGCGGTGGGCGGCGTCGCGCTCGCGGGCCTGCCCACCGAGCCGGTGCCGTCCTCGGCGCTGGCCGTCGGGGACGTTGTCGTGGTCGTCGCGGGGGAGACCATCCCGGGCGACGGCGACGTGGTCGAGGGCATCGCGAGCGTCGACGAGTCGGCGATCACGGGCGAGTCCGCCCCGGTGATCCGCGAGTCCGGTGGCGACCGCTCGGCGGTCACCGGTGGCACCGTGGTGCTCTCGGACCGCATCGTCGTGCGGATCACCGCGCCCGCGGGGCAGACGTTCGTGGACCGGATGATCGCGCTCGTCGAGGGCTCAGAACGTCAGCGCACCCCCAACGAGGTCGCGCTCAACGTGCTGCTCACGTCGCTGACCATCATCTTCGTGCTGGCGGTGGCCACGCTCCAGCCGTTCGCCGTGTACTCGGGGGCCCGGCAGTCGCTCATCGTGCTGGTGGCGCTGCTCGTGTGCCTCATCCCGACCACGATCGGTGCGCTGCTCTCGGCCATCGGCATCGCGGGCATGGACCGGCTGGTGCAGCGCAACGTGCTGGCCATGTCCGGCCGCGCGGTCGAGGCCGCGGGCGACGTGGACGTGCTGCTGCTCGACAAGACGGGCACCATCACGCTGGGCAACCGCCAGGCATCCGAGCTGCTCCCGGTCGACGGCGTCGACCTGTTCGAGCTGGCCGACGCCGCGCAGCTGTCCTCGATGGCCGACGAGACGCCCGAAGGGCGCAGCGTCCTGGTGCTCGTCAAGGAGCAGCTGGGCATGCGGGCACGGGAGGACGGCGAGCTCGTGGGCGCCGAGCTCGTGCCCTTCACGGCCCGCACCCGGATGAGCGGGCTCGACCTGCCGGGTCAGGACGGGGTGCGCCGCATCCGCAAGGGCGCCGCCGGAGCCGTGAGCGGCTGGGTGCGCTCGACCGGCGGGAGCACGGGCGCGCAGACCGCACAGCTCGTCGACGCGATCAGCTCCTCGGGCGGCACCCCGTTGGTCGTCGCGGAGCAGATTGGCGACGGCCCGGCCCGCGTGCTCGGGGTCGTCCATCTCAAGGACGTGGTCAAGCAGGGCCTGCGCGAGCGGTTCGACGAGCTGCGCGCGATGGGCATCCGCACCGTGATGGTCACGGGCGACAACGCCGTGACGGCCCGCGCGATCGCGCTCGAGGCCGGCGTCGACGACGTGCTCGCCGAGGCCACCCCCGAGGACAAGCTCGCGCTCATCCGACGCGAGCAGGCCGGGGGCCGCCTCGTCGCGATGGCGGGGGACGGCACCAACGACGCCCCGGCGCTCGCGCAGGCCGACGTCGGGGTCGCGATGAACACGGGCACGAGCGCGGCGAAGGAGGCCGGGAACATGGTCGACCTCGACTCGAACCCGACCAAGCTCATCGAGATCGTGCAGATCGGCAAGCAGCTGCTCATCACGCGTGGGGCGCTGACCACGTTCTCGATCGCGAACGACGTCGCGAAGTACTTCGCGATCCTGCCCGCGATGTTCCTGGTCGCCTTCCCGCAGCTGGGGGTGCTCAACGTGATGCGCCTGTCGAGCCCAGAGTCGGCGATCCTCTCGGCCGTCATCTTCAACGCGCTGGTGATCGTGGCGCTCATCCCGCTCGCGCTGCGCGGCGTGCGCTACCGCCCGGCGAGCGCGGCCGTGATGCTGCGCCGCAACTTGCTCGTCTACGGCGTCGGCGGCCTCGTCGCCCCGTTCGCCGGCATCAAGCTCATCGACCTGATCGTCTCCCTCATCCCCGGGATCAGCTGA
- the kdpA gene encoding potassium-transporting ATPase subunit KdpA: MSATWAAVGQIALLVALLAAVHVPLGAYIARVFTSPRHLRVERAGYRLVRVDPDADQRWSTYLLSLLGFSLASLLLLFGLGRLQSHLPLSLGTPPMDPAGAWNTAVSFVTNTNWQWYLGEQSAGHLLQMAGLAVQNFVSAAVGIAVVVALIRGFSRSGAEGRVGNFWSDLVRATVRILLPIAALGAVVLVATGVIQNLAGPTEITTLAGGAQSVLGGPVASQESIKLLGTNGGGFFNANSAHPFENPTPVSNLLQVFLILLIPSALPRAFGIMVGDKRQGHAVLGAMAAMWVAAVGLLTWAEMAAPGAVPQLVGAASEGKETRFGAAGSALFAAATTGTSTGAVNAMHDSLTAPGGGVTLFTMMLGEVAPGGVGAGLYGMLVLAIVAVFVAGLMVGRTPEYLGKKIGQHEITLVALYVLAVPAVVLIGTAVAIATTAGQAGMQESGPHGLSEVLYAFTSAGNNNGSAFAGLTVSTPFYNTLLGLAMLLGRFVPIALVLALAGRFASQQTVPAGSGTLPTHRPLFVGLLVAVTLVVVGLTFIPVLALGPIAESLS; encoded by the coding sequence ATGAGCGCGACGTGGGCCGCCGTCGGACAGATCGCGCTGCTGGTCGCGCTGCTCGCCGCCGTGCACGTGCCGCTCGGCGCCTACATCGCCCGGGTCTTCACCTCACCCCGCCACCTGCGCGTCGAGCGGGCGGGCTACCGATTGGTGCGCGTCGACCCCGACGCCGACCAGCGGTGGAGCACCTACCTGCTCTCGCTGCTCGGCTTCTCGCTGGCCTCGCTGCTCCTGCTCTTCGGCCTCGGGCGGCTGCAGAGCCACCTACCGCTGTCGCTCGGGACGCCGCCGATGGACCCCGCGGGGGCGTGGAACACCGCGGTCTCGTTCGTGACGAACACGAACTGGCAGTGGTACCTGGGTGAGCAGTCCGCTGGGCACCTGCTGCAGATGGCGGGTCTCGCGGTGCAGAACTTCGTCTCCGCGGCCGTCGGCATCGCGGTGGTCGTCGCCTTGATCCGCGGGTTCTCGCGCTCGGGCGCCGAAGGGCGGGTGGGCAACTTCTGGTCAGACCTGGTGCGCGCGACGGTGCGCATCCTGCTGCCGATCGCCGCACTCGGCGCCGTAGTGCTCGTCGCGACGGGGGTGATCCAGAACCTGGCAGGCCCGACCGAGATCACCACGCTCGCGGGCGGCGCGCAGAGCGTGCTCGGGGGACCGGTCGCCTCGCAGGAGTCCATCAAGCTCCTCGGCACCAACGGCGGCGGGTTCTTCAACGCGAACTCCGCGCACCCGTTCGAGAACCCGACGCCGGTCAGCAACCTGCTCCAGGTCTTCCTGATCCTGCTGATCCCGTCCGCGCTGCCGCGCGCCTTCGGGATCATGGTGGGCGACAAGCGCCAAGGCCATGCGGTGCTGGGCGCCATGGCCGCGATGTGGGTCGCCGCGGTGGGCCTGCTGACGTGGGCCGAGATGGCCGCGCCCGGCGCCGTGCCGCAGCTCGTGGGCGCCGCGTCGGAGGGCAAGGAGACCCGGTTCGGCGCCGCGGGCAGCGCGCTGTTCGCCGCCGCCACCACCGGCACGTCGACCGGCGCGGTCAACGCGATGCACGACTCGCTGACCGCGCCCGGCGGCGGTGTCACCCTCTTCACGATGATGCTGGGCGAGGTCGCCCCCGGAGGCGTCGGCGCAGGGCTGTACGGGATGCTCGTGCTCGCGATCGTCGCGGTCTTCGTCGCGGGACTCATGGTCGGGCGCACCCCCGAGTACCTGGGCAAGAAGATCGGCCAGCACGAGATCACCCTTGTCGCGCTGTACGTGCTCGCGGTGCCCGCCGTCGTCCTGATCGGCACGGCCGTGGCCATCGCGACAACCGCGGGGCAGGCAGGGATGCAGGAGTCCGGCCCGCACGGGCTCTCCGAGGTGTTGTACGCGTTCACCTCCGCCGGGAACAACAACGGCAGCGCGTTCGCGGGGCTCACCGTCTCGACGCCCTTCTACAACACCCTGCTCGGCCTGGCGATGCTGCTCGGACGGTTCGTGCCGATCGCGCTCGTGCTGGCACTCGCCGGCCGGTTCGCCAGCCAGCAGACCGTCCCCGCCGGATCGGGGACGCTCCCGACCCACCGGCCGCTGTTCGTCGGCCTCCTGGTCGCGGTGACGCTCGTCGTCGTCGGCCTGACCTTCATCCCCGTCCTCGCCCTCGGCCCGATCGCCGAGTCCCTCTCATGA
- the kdpF gene encoding K(+)-transporting ATPase subunit F, whose protein sequence is MTGADWVALVVTAALTVYLFVALVRPDTTR, encoded by the coding sequence GTGACCGGGGCCGATTGGGTCGCCCTCGTGGTCACGGCCGCCCTGACCGTCTACTTGTTCGTGGCCCTCGTCCGGCCGGACACGACCCGATGA